GGAAAGATCCCAAACTCCGTGTCCACATATTTACTGCTCGCTACACGACTAATGGTTGATATATCTAAGCTCACTTTGGTAGCAATATCTTTCAATATCATGGGTCTCAATGAACGTTCATCGCCCTCAAAAAAGAAATCTCTTTGAAACTCGACAATGGCATTCATCGTCAACATCAAGGTATTATGTCTTTGCTTGATGCTCTCTATAAACCAACGTGCCCCATCAATTTTTTGTTTGACGTATTGCATCGAGTCCTTCAACTGCTTGTTATTCGGATTTTTTTCGTAACTTTTAATTGTGTCAATATAAGAACGGCTTACCCTGAGCGGAGGTACATTGCGGTTATTTAATTGCACCAAAAGTTTATTGCCCTCATTTGTCACCGTAAAATCGGGGATGATATAATTGCTTTTATCGGCAACCGAAATATCTCCTGGTTTTGGGTTGAGATGTATAATAACCTCAATCGCTCTTTTGAGCTGGGGCTCTTCTATTTTCAACTGTTTGCAAAGTCGGTCATAATGCTTCTTGGTAAAATCATCTATATGTTTTTCAATGATCAAGACGGCCATTTTCACGTCCAAATCTTTTACATCTTTACGCTTGAGTTGTAATAGTAAACACTCCTGCAAGCTACGTGCAGCAATACCTGCGGGGTCGAGGCTTTGTATTTTTTTTAATACCGCTTCGAGCTCGTTGATATTGCATTCTACATTTTGTGTAAATACCAAATCGTTTGAGATGGCCGGTAAGTCCCTACGGAGATAACCATCATCGTCGAGCGAACCGATAATTTGCAACCCTATAATTTCTTCTTTATCTGATGATACGATCGCTTCAAACTGTTCGGTCAGATAATCGTGAAAAGTAGTTGCACTGGCATGGGCATTTCCTTGCGTTCTTCATTGGGATCCGATTCTTCATATAATTGAAAATCGTCACCATCGGCCATTTCATAATCATAATTAGAAAGGTCATATAAATCATCGCTGCCATCTTCTGCTGTTTCAGCAATAGGTTCATCGTCCAATTGATTTTCTATTTCTGCTTTAGGCTCTGCAGGTTCATCGCCCTCGTGGGCCAGCTCATTTTCAATCCCCTTGGCATCATCCTCTCCAAATTTTACATCCACTTCGTCGTCGTCGTCCAAGCTTTGCTCCATGGCCGGATTATCCAATAATTCTTCCTCCACACGCTTTTCCAAATCTAGCGTATTGAGTTGTAGCAATTTAATAAACTGTATTTGCTGAGGCGACAGTTTTTGCTGTAGTTTAAAATCCAAGTTTAGTTTTAGTCCACTCATAAAAGCTTATTCACAATTTCACTGCAATTTTAATCTATAATTTTCAGATAGTGTATATCCCTATTGCATTAAACCTATAAATCTATTATATATTTGCCGAACCTTGAATATAATAATACAATTTTGGAAACGCCTGCAACGCATTGGCTACGGCAGCAACCCACATGCCGATATAGAAATAGCCTTTTTGAATCAGGCCTGCATTCTCGCATTTTTTTGTACTTTGCCAATTAGTTTGGCGGCCAAGTTGATTTTCGATAGTTATGATATTTATGTAACAATCGCCCTTTTCGCATTCGGATTTCTAGCGGGACTCGTATTTAATTATTTCAGATTTTTTATCCTCTCAAAATTCTATTTCTTTCTGCTTATACAATTTGCAATTTGCTGGGGAGCTTGTATTCTCGGTAGAGATGCGGGCATTCAAAACATTTCGCTCGTCTTATTTTTAAGCCCTGTTATATATTATAATAAGGAGGAGATTCTGCAAAGGGTTGTGGCATTATTTATTCCAATTGGAGGTTTGTTGGCATTATATATAAGCGACTTTAGTTTGTTTGCTAACCAGATAAAAATTGAGAGCAGAGGCTTTTATGCATTTCAAACTGTAGTGCTGGTTGCCACGATTGTAGCCTATTTTATCAATGTATTAAGTTTGAGGAAAAGTTTGACCCTACAAAATAAATCCATCGAACAAAAAAATGAGGAGCTGATGGAAAGTATCAACAAAGTAAACAAGCTAAACGAAAATCTGGACAAATTTGTATACACTGTCTCGCACGACTTACGTTCTCCTATATCTTCGGCACTGGGACTTATTGAATTGAGCAAAACAGAAAAAGATATAGATACCATTCATGAGTATATGGTAATACAAGAAAAAA
This genomic interval from Bacteroidota bacterium contains the following:
- the rpoN gene encoding RNA polymerase factor sigma-54; the encoded protein is MTEQFEAIVSSDKEEIIGLQIIGSLDDDGYLRRDLPAISNDLVFTQNVECNINELEAVLKKIQSLDPAGIAARSLQECLLLQLKRKDVKDLDVKMAVLIIEKHIDDFTKKHYDRLCKQLKIEEPQLKRAIEVIIHLNPKPGDISVADKSNYIIPDFTVTNEGNKLLVQLNNRNVPPLRVSRSYIDTIKSYEKNPNNKQLKDSMQYVKQKIDGARWFIESIKQRHNTLMLTMNAIVEFQRDFFFEGDERSLRPMILKDIATKVSLDISTISRVASSKYVDTEFGIFPLKFFFSEGMTNEDGEEVSNKEIKKILTECIAAEDKRKPLPDEILMEILKKKGYGIARRTVAKYREQLNIPVARLRREL
- a CDS encoding HAMP domain-containing sensor histidine kinase — translated: MNIIIQFWKRLQRIGYGSNPHADIEIAFLNQACILAFFCTLPISLAAKLIFDSYDIYVTIALFAFGFLAGLVFNYFRFFILSKFYFFLLIQFAICWGACILGRDAGIQNISLVLFLSPVIYYNKEEILQRVVALFIPIGGLLALYISDFSLFANQIKIESRGFYAFQTVVLVATIVAYFINVLSLRKSLTLQNKSIEQKNEELMESINKVNKLNENLDKFVYTVSHDLRSPISSALGLIELSKTEKDIDTIHEYMVIQEKSMRRMNDFVSDMLAYYKNSKSINYYENIELDKLLDDIIEAHATLLKDNNITVDIDINQPEKFRSDPMKLRIILTNIVSNAIRYIDDNKGTHTINIKINTDPKQGVFIFTDNGIGIAEESQEKVFEMFYRATFNKSGTGLGLFMVRELLGKLWGTVSLESEEKVYTTFTIIIPNQGLS